Proteins encoded by one window of Chlamydiales bacterium:
- a CDS encoding LL-diaminopimelate aminotransferase — protein sequence MPKINPHFFSIKREYIFPVIERKLAELKERHPGVQVLNMGVGDVSLPLAPSITHAICEALQEMSRPESIRGYGPGEGYLSLRKAIVDHEYAHLGITPDEIFISDGINSDIVNILDLFKVTRGVGICDPTYPVYLDASVIAGLGKKVVMLPCTEKNKFAPQLPDKPCDLIFLCSPSNPTGVALTRKELKRWVDYAKREKAIILYDNAYVAFITSPDVPKSIYEIEGAKEVAIEFRSFSKTAGFTGLRCAYTVLPKSVCGLKGKKEGSLHPLWMKRQNTKFNGVAYPIQKGAEAVYSEIGQKETRQQISSYLAQAKLLSEGLRKLGYTCYGGADSPYIWWKTPNGAGSWDFFNVLLEKCHLVSIPGRGFGPSGEGYIRLSAFTTKERATEALKRIAKL from the coding sequence ATGCCCAAAATTAACCCTCACTTCTTTTCGATTAAACGTGAGTATATCTTCCCCGTCATCGAACGGAAACTCGCGGAGCTCAAAGAGCGACACCCCGGTGTTCAAGTCTTGAACATGGGAGTCGGCGACGTCTCTCTCCCTCTTGCGCCTTCTATTACCCATGCGATTTGCGAGGCGTTGCAAGAGATGAGCCGCCCCGAATCGATCCGTGGTTACGGACCTGGAGAGGGTTATCTCTCTCTGAGAAAGGCGATAGTCGATCACGAGTATGCTCACTTGGGAATCACTCCGGATGAGATCTTCATCTCCGACGGAATCAACAGCGACATCGTCAACATCCTCGATCTTTTTAAGGTCACAAGAGGAGTGGGGATCTGCGATCCAACCTACCCTGTCTATCTAGACGCCTCTGTGATCGCGGGTCTTGGAAAAAAGGTGGTGATGCTCCCTTGTACGGAGAAGAATAAGTTCGCGCCACAACTTCCAGACAAGCCCTGCGACCTCATCTTCCTCTGCTCTCCCAGCAATCCCACAGGCGTTGCACTCACTCGAAAAGAGCTGAAGAGATGGGTCGACTATGCAAAAAGAGAAAAGGCGATCATCCTCTACGATAACGCCTACGTCGCGTTTATCACCTCTCCTGACGTCCCGAAAAGTATCTATGAGATTGAGGGAGCAAAAGAGGTCGCTATCGAATTCCGCAGCTTTTCAAAAACGGCGGGCTTTACAGGACTTCGATGCGCCTACACCGTGCTTCCAAAGTCTGTATGTGGGTTAAAAGGCAAGAAGGAGGGCTCTCTCCACCCCCTCTGGATGAAGAGACAGAATACAAAGTTCAATGGGGTCGCCTACCCGATTCAAAAAGGGGCAGAGGCGGTTTATTCTGAGATAGGCCAGAAGGAGACTAGGCAGCAGATCTCCTCTTATCTCGCTCAGGCAAAACTGCTCTCAGAAGGCTTAAGAAAGTTAGGCTACACCTGTTATGGCGGCGCCGACTCTCCCTACATCTGGTGGAAGACTCCTAATGGAGCGGGATCTTGGGATTTTTTCAACGTCCTGCTGGAAAAGTGCCACCTGGTAAGCATTCCCGGAAGAGGCTTTGGTCCTAGCGGAGAGGGATATATCAGACTCTCAGCATTTACGACAAAAGAGAGAGCAACAGAAGCTCTAAAACGCATCGCAAAATTATAA
- the rnc gene encoding ribonuclease III produces the protein MNPIDELEQRCPDIEEKLGYKFKDRNLLLNAFVHRSFFNEQRELVKQHNERLEFLGDTVLGLIVSDFLYQELPSHPEGELSHLRAQLVEASACAEYVQKLDLGKFILLGRGERMNEGKGRETILSDLFEALMGALYLDGGLEAARLFFVKSFAQDLMHSVKEPLRNWKAELQDYSQKRYQRPPVYKVVGETGPDHSKVFEVAAYIGEQLVGEGKGSSKKEAEQSAAENALKKMSQ, from the coding sequence ATGAATCCAATCGATGAACTTGAGCAGCGGTGTCCCGACATCGAAGAGAAGCTCGGCTATAAATTTAAAGATAGAAACCTGCTCCTGAATGCCTTTGTTCACCGCTCATTTTTCAACGAGCAGCGCGAGCTGGTCAAGCAGCACAATGAGCGCCTCGAATTCTTAGGAGACACGGTACTAGGTCTTATCGTTTCAGATTTTCTCTATCAGGAGCTTCCCTCGCATCCCGAAGGGGAGCTCTCCCATCTGCGCGCTCAGCTAGTGGAAGCAAGTGCCTGCGCAGAATATGTCCAGAAGCTTGATTTGGGAAAATTTATACTTCTGGGAAGAGGCGAGCGAATGAATGAAGGGAAGGGAAGAGAGACCATCCTATCGGATCTCTTTGAAGCTCTTATGGGCGCCCTCTACCTCGATGGAGGCCTTGAAGCGGCTAGGCTCTTTTTTGTGAAGAGCTTTGCTCAAGATCTCATGCATTCGGTAAAAGAGCCTCTGCGCAACTGGAAGGCTGAACTCCAGGACTATTCGCAGAAGAGATACCAGCGTCCGCCCGTTTACAAAGTTGTGGGCGAGACGGGTCCAGATCATAGCAAGGTTTTTGAAGTGGCCGCCTACATTGGAGAGCAGCTCGTTGGGGAAGGAAAGGGCTCTTCAAAGAAGGAGGCCGAGCAGTCTGCTGCTGAAAACGCACTAAAAAAGATGAGTCAATGA
- the radA gene encoding DNA repair protein RadA, which translates to MAKEKSFWSCGECGHSQAKWTGSCSMCHKWNTFVQEVEIVDQKRRFEAEGKQPAKPVRLKEIEKVSFQRIQTRLSEFDRLIGGGIVRGSLSLIGGDPGIGKSTLMLQISQALASQGLIVLYVCGEESVEQTSLRAERLKIASENLFLLNETLFSNIKSHIEKLKPDILIVDSIQILYKSELPSAPGSIPQVREITTELLHLSKGLGISTFLIGHITKSGEIAGPKVLEHLVDTVLYFEGERHQGYRLLRSVKNRFGPSEEIAIFQMVGQGLKEVSNPSALFLQERTREVPGSAIVPTVEGTRALLIEVQALVAASAFATSTRKSSGLDQNRLALLLAVLEKRQGYNLHHSDVFVSVAGGMRVLEPAADLGIIMAICSSFSNRPIDQETLVIGEVGLGGEVRGVPRIEVRVKEAIHMGFRYCILPKRNLKEISHDLLQKISIKSVEFVEEATDVLIGK; encoded by the coding sequence ATGGCAAAAGAGAAGAGCTTCTGGAGCTGCGGAGAGTGTGGACACTCACAGGCGAAGTGGACCGGCAGCTGCTCGATGTGTCACAAGTGGAATACTTTTGTTCAAGAAGTGGAGATTGTCGATCAGAAGCGAAGATTTGAAGCGGAGGGTAAACAGCCAGCAAAGCCCGTTCGCCTGAAGGAGATTGAGAAGGTTAGCTTTCAAAGAATTCAGACGCGCCTTTCAGAGTTTGATAGGCTCATTGGCGGAGGTATTGTGAGGGGCTCTCTCTCTCTGATTGGAGGAGACCCTGGCATTGGAAAGTCGACGCTCATGCTCCAGATCTCTCAAGCGCTCGCTTCTCAAGGGCTTATCGTCTTGTATGTCTGTGGAGAGGAGTCTGTTGAGCAGACCTCGCTGCGCGCAGAAAGACTGAAAATCGCAAGTGAAAATCTCTTTTTGTTGAATGAGACGCTCTTCTCGAATATCAAGTCGCACATCGAGAAGCTGAAGCCCGATATTCTCATCGTTGATTCGATTCAAATTCTCTATAAAAGCGAACTTCCCTCTGCCCCTGGCAGTATTCCGCAAGTAAGAGAGATTACAACAGAGCTTCTCCATCTTTCTAAGGGGCTTGGGATCTCGACTTTTCTGATTGGTCACATCACAAAATCTGGAGAGATCGCCGGGCCAAAGGTGCTTGAGCACCTCGTCGATACCGTTCTCTATTTTGAAGGGGAGCGCCATCAGGGGTATAGGCTTTTGCGCTCGGTAAAAAATAGATTTGGGCCGAGTGAGGAGATCGCCATCTTTCAGATGGTCGGTCAAGGCCTCAAAGAGGTCTCAAACCCCTCGGCACTCTTTCTGCAAGAGAGGACGAGAGAGGTGCCAGGTTCCGCAATCGTTCCAACTGTTGAGGGAACAAGAGCTCTTCTAATCGAAGTGCAGGCGCTTGTCGCTGCTTCAGCATTTGCAACTTCAACGCGGAAGTCGAGCGGCCTCGACCAGAATCGCCTTGCGCTTCTTCTTGCGGTTCTCGAAAAACGGCAGGGGTATAACCTGCACCACTCGGATGTCTTCGTCTCCGTTGCGGGTGGCATGCGGGTCTTAGAGCCTGCTGCCGATCTGGGGATTATTATGGCCATCTGCTCCTCCTTCTCCAACCGTCCTATCGATCAAGAAACTCTTGTGATTGGCGAAGTGGGCTTAGGGGGAGAGGTGCGCGGCGTTCCTCGGATAGAGGTGCGTGTTAAAGAGGCGATTCACATGGGCTTTCGCTACTGCATTCTACCCAAACGCAATTTGAAAGAGATTTCGCACGATCTCTTGCAGAAGATCTCCATCAAGAGTGTCGAGTTTGTAGAAGAGGCGACGGATGTCCTCATCGGAAAGTAG
- the hemC gene encoding hydroxymethylbilane synthase — protein MSSSESSALFVAARASKLSRVQVQEVLEELRNFHPDVSFSPIWIETSGDLNQTTSLRTLDKTDFFTREIDQLLLAGGCRVAIHSAKDLPDPLPSGLVIAAITRGVDSGDSLVLSQGVTLETLPMHAKIGVSSQRREETLLTLRSDLKPVDIRGTIEKRLTLIEKGEVAGVVVAEAALIRLGLTHLNRLKLPGQTLPLQGKLAVIVRDSDEEMLKLFATLSG, from the coding sequence ATGTCCTCATCGGAAAGTAGCGCTCTCTTCGTCGCGGCGCGCGCATCAAAGCTCTCGAGAGTCCAGGTCCAAGAGGTTCTTGAAGAGCTTCGGAACTTCCACCCCGATGTGAGCTTCTCTCCGATCTGGATAGAGACCTCCGGAGATCTCAACCAGACCACCTCTCTTCGGACGCTTGATAAGACCGATTTTTTCACGCGCGAGATCGACCAGCTCCTTCTTGCAGGTGGATGCCGAGTCGCGATCCACTCAGCAAAAGATCTGCCCGACCCCTTGCCCAGCGGGCTTGTCATCGCAGCGATCACCAGAGGTGTCGATTCCGGGGATAGCCTTGTTCTCTCTCAGGGAGTAACTTTAGAAACACTTCCCATGCATGCGAAGATCGGCGTCTCTTCTCAAAGGCGCGAGGAGACACTTCTAACTCTGCGCTCAGATCTAAAACCCGTCGACATCCGCGGAACGATTGAAAAACGACTAACTCTCATAGAAAAGGGAGAGGTAGCAGGGGTCGTGGTTGCAGAGGCGGCCCTCATCCGCCTAGGGCTCACACATCTCAATAGGCTAAAATTGCCTGGTCAGACTCTCCCTCTACAAGGTAAACTTGCAGTGATTGTTCGCGATAGCGACGAAGAGATGCTCAAACTTTTTGCCACCTTATCTGGATAG
- the aspS gene encoding aspartate--tRNA(Asn) ligase: MKRILASQLAQHTGKKVFLRGWLNNIRPFGKLTFLVLRDRTGMAQVVVQDVEEGKKLSRLQPGSLLKVTGTAQATTQAGLGVEVIDPVVEIEVPILDAPPLEYYKPEIPADLEFILDHRAVALRNRQLQAVFKIQAEIVHAYRLFMHDTVQAVEYFSPNIIGASSEGGAEFFNVDYFGHTATLAQSSQLYKQIMVGVNERVFALAPFFRAEPSQTPRHLAEGKQLEFEMGFFDHWHEILDVQENCVKFIVKYLHEHAAEQIATLGGNIIKAPQDVPFPRLTFKEALELYFKRTGIDERHETDLSPAAERDLCKYAHDEFGTDLIFITDWMTVKRPFYSYPSDENPQLTNTFDLLCAGTEITSGGQRRHTYDSMVAGIRLKEMDPNHFTDYLSIFKYGMPPHGGFGMGLERITMTLLKLKNIREVCLFPSDPKRIAGNRIKAKLFFGGENIRNEIIHLLKKNEFDFKHTTHEVTPTSEDSARVRGTKMEEGVKALILKGKNTKKNYQFNIPSHFKLDMKAVAEMVGEKCEFEDPEVIKERFGLIIGGVPPFGQLLNVDTFFDEQIKKLEQVAFNCGLPTESIVMKSADLISLVQPKFGCFTKQ, translated from the coding sequence ATGAAAAGGATACTCGCTTCACAACTGGCACAGCACACGGGTAAAAAGGTTTTTTTACGCGGCTGGCTAAATAATATTCGCCCCTTTGGAAAACTCACTTTCCTCGTGCTGAGAGACCGCACGGGCATGGCGCAGGTGGTGGTTCAGGACGTAGAAGAGGGGAAAAAACTCTCTCGTCTTCAGCCAGGAAGCCTGCTAAAAGTTACAGGGACGGCTCAAGCGACCACCCAAGCGGGCCTTGGGGTTGAAGTGATCGATCCTGTAGTTGAGATCGAGGTTCCTATTTTAGACGCTCCACCTCTCGAGTATTACAAACCAGAAATTCCCGCAGACCTGGAATTTATTCTAGACCACCGTGCAGTTGCGCTCAGAAACCGCCAGCTACAGGCTGTCTTTAAGATTCAAGCTGAGATCGTCCACGCCTACAGACTCTTCATGCACGACACGGTGCAGGCCGTTGAGTACTTCTCTCCAAACATCATCGGAGCCTCTTCAGAGGGTGGCGCAGAATTTTTCAATGTCGACTACTTCGGACACACTGCGACACTTGCACAAAGCAGCCAGCTCTATAAGCAGATCATGGTCGGCGTGAACGAGAGGGTCTTTGCACTCGCTCCATTTTTCCGCGCAGAGCCTTCACAAACACCGCGCCACCTTGCAGAGGGCAAGCAGCTCGAGTTTGAGATGGGCTTTTTCGACCACTGGCACGAGATTCTCGATGTTCAAGAAAACTGCGTGAAGTTCATCGTGAAGTATCTACACGAGCATGCAGCGGAACAGATCGCGACTTTAGGCGGCAATATCATCAAAGCGCCTCAAGATGTGCCCTTCCCTAGATTGACCTTCAAAGAGGCGCTAGAGCTCTACTTTAAGCGCACGGGAATCGATGAGCGTCACGAAACGGATCTAAGTCCCGCAGCGGAGCGCGATCTTTGCAAGTATGCACATGATGAGTTTGGCACAGATCTGATCTTTATCACCGACTGGATGACAGTGAAGCGCCCCTTCTACTCCTACCCAAGCGATGAGAATCCTCAGCTAACAAACACCTTTGACCTTCTCTGCGCAGGCACCGAGATCACATCCGGCGGTCAGAGAAGACACACCTACGACTCGATGGTAGCGGGGATTAGGCTCAAGGAGATGGACCCGAACCACTTTACAGATTATTTGAGCATCTTTAAATATGGGATGCCTCCACACGGTGGGTTTGGAATGGGCTTGGAGCGGATTACCATGACACTACTCAAGTTGAAGAATATTCGAGAGGTCTGCCTCTTCCCTTCTGATCCGAAGCGGATCGCGGGTAACCGCATTAAAGCTAAACTCTTTTTTGGCGGGGAGAATATCCGAAACGAGATCATTCACCTTCTTAAAAAGAATGAGTTTGATTTTAAACACACGACGCATGAGGTGACTCCTACATCTGAGGACTCAGCCCGCGTGAGAGGCACAAAGATGGAAGAGGGAGTAAAAGCTCTTATTCTCAAAGGGAAAAACACGAAGAAGAACTACCAGTTCAACATCCCATCGCATTTTAAACTCGATATGAAAGCAGTTGCGGAGATGGTGGGTGAAAAGTGTGAGTTTGAAGATCCCGAGGTGATTAAAGAGCGCTTTGGTCTAATTATTGGCGGCGTCCCACCCTTCGGCCAGCTCTTGAATGTTGATACCTTTTTCGATGAGCAGATTAAAAAGCTCGAGCAGGTCGCGTTTAACTGCGGTCTCCCCACAGAGTCGATTGTGATGAAGAGCGCCGATCTGATTTCGCTTGTTCAACCTAAATTTGGATGTTTCACCAAACAGTAA
- a CDS encoding AraC family transcriptional regulator gives MDYTTKKTDRKYMIGIELKTCREDGRAEREIPAHWERFFKEGVAAKIPHKVSDDTLALYTDYEGDATKPYSMIIGCEVSKIDEIPEGMVAKTIPRARYAIVKAMGPFPEALIKTWKKIWTSALKRTYTGDFEVYPAGFHPQNNPEVKLHIAIK, from the coding sequence ATGGACTATACGACCAAGAAGACCGATCGAAAGTACATGATCGGAATCGAGCTTAAAACCTGCAGAGAAGATGGACGCGCCGAAAGAGAGATTCCCGCGCACTGGGAGAGGTTTTTTAAAGAGGGAGTTGCTGCAAAGATCCCTCATAAAGTTAGCGATGATACGCTAGCTCTTTACACAGATTATGAAGGTGATGCAACGAAACCCTACTCGATGATCATCGGCTGCGAGGTTTCAAAAATAGATGAGATTCCCGAAGGGATGGTGGCAAAAACTATTCCGAGAGCGCGCTATGCTATCGTGAAAGCGATGGGACCATTTCCAGAGGCGCTTATCAAAACATGGAAGAAGATCTGGACCTCGGCTCTAAAACGCACATATACAGGTGATTTTGAGGTCTATCCAGCGGGATTTCATCCTCAGAATAACCCCGAGGTTAAACTGCACATCGCAATCAAGTGA
- a CDS encoding uroporphyrinogen-III synthase, with product MKRTLYLGTSPAHFASEGHLIHYPVIKVVPRSPNHPEIAQAFENLSSCTHIIFTSKNTVAVFLQQVEREKLEGKCIIAIGRVTAAHLNLQKVRVDHVAEQESQEGIIALLETLDLKGANIFMPRSSLARPQIVHFLQEKGVNYTAVDLYDTVVQRLEPTPELRDFDEIIFTSPSTVHAFKEIFGHLPKDKKLIAIGPITEEALREERSEKKWT from the coding sequence GTGAAGAGAACCCTCTATCTAGGAACAAGCCCTGCGCATTTTGCTTCTGAAGGCCACCTCATTCACTATCCTGTGATTAAGGTGGTTCCCAGAAGTCCAAACCATCCCGAGATTGCTCAGGCGTTTGAGAATCTGTCCAGCTGCACCCATATCATCTTTACCAGCAAGAACACAGTAGCTGTTTTCCTTCAGCAGGTAGAAAGAGAGAAGCTTGAAGGAAAGTGCATCATTGCGATCGGCAGGGTCACAGCTGCTCATCTAAACCTTCAGAAAGTTCGAGTAGACCATGTCGCCGAGCAGGAGTCGCAAGAGGGGATCATCGCGCTTCTTGAGACACTCGATTTGAAAGGAGCCAATATTTTTATGCCGCGCTCATCGCTCGCGCGGCCTCAGATCGTCCACTTTTTGCAGGAGAAGGGAGTTAACTATACCGCTGTCGATCTCTATGATACCGTCGTTCAGCGTCTCGAGCCGACTCCCGAACTTCGAGACTTTGATGAGATCATTTTTACAAGCCCCTCTACTGTTCACGCTTTTAAGGAGATCTTCGGCCACTTGCCTAAGGATAAGAAGCTCATCGCAATCGGACCCATCACCGAAGAAGCCCTCCGCGAGGAGCGCTCGGAGAAGAAATGGACATAA
- a CDS encoding superoxide dismutase, translating into MTNGAPYKLPDLGYDFNALEPVISAEIMQLHYSKHHQAYVNNLNAAIEKYRDAEAKGDLAAMIALEKAIKFNGGGHVNHSIFWTNLAPTAKGGGGSPKGALLEEIKKDFGSFEAFVEQMNNMTVGVQGSGWGWLGYCKMSKRLVLATCSNQDPLSTHGYVPLLGIDVWEHAYYLQYKNVRADYVKNIWKIVNWKNVEERFGQAKV; encoded by the coding sequence ATGACAAACGGCGCACCTTACAAACTCCCTGACCTAGGGTATGACTTCAATGCACTAGAACCCGTGATTTCTGCAGAGATCATGCAGCTCCACTATTCGAAGCACCACCAGGCCTATGTTAACAACTTAAATGCCGCGATCGAGAAGTATCGCGATGCGGAAGCGAAAGGGGATCTCGCTGCAATGATTGCTCTTGAAAAGGCGATCAAATTTAATGGCGGCGGCCACGTCAATCATAGTATTTTTTGGACAAATCTGGCTCCAACAGCTAAGGGCGGCGGAGGTTCTCCTAAAGGAGCGCTTCTGGAAGAGATAAAAAAAGATTTTGGTTCTTTTGAGGCCTTCGTGGAGCAGATGAACAATATGACCGTAGGCGTTCAGGGCTCGGGATGGGGCTGGCTCGGCTACTGCAAGATGTCCAAGAGACTCGTCCTTGCAACCTGCAGCAATCAAGATCCTTTAAGCACACACGGTTACGTTCCGCTTCTAGGAATAGATGTATGGGAGCACGCCTACTACCTACAATATAAAAACGTCCGCGCTGACTATGTAAAAAACATTTGGAAGATCGTCAATTGGAAGAACGTTGAAGAGAGATTTGGACAGGCGAAAGTCTAA
- a CDS encoding acetyl-CoA carboxylase carboxyltransferase subunit beta, whose protein sequence is MGLFSRNKPKIKVSTSKKDGYSGWVKCTHCNELIHAKELQQNVHCCPKCNHHYRMSATQRVELLADNDSFVELFTEFKPADPLTFVDTEPYAERIIKAQEKSGRDDAAMVGTCTLNGKAIALGVLDFSFMGGSMGSVVGERLTSLIELAIEDKLPVVIVSASGGARMQESIFSLMQMAKTSAALARLHKAALPYISVLTNPTTGGVTASFAALGDVIVAEPDALIGFAGPRVVEQTIRQKLPPGAQKSEFLLEKGMIDCIVNRHALKDKLCTLIGFFTGNERGYTFDKALSEKSMQKLPQKLKELLAYADSELASSSAK, encoded by the coding sequence ATGGGACTCTTTTCGAGAAATAAGCCGAAGATCAAGGTGTCGACTAGCAAGAAGGATGGCTATAGCGGCTGGGTCAAATGCACCCACTGCAATGAGCTGATCCATGCTAAAGAGCTGCAGCAGAACGTTCACTGCTGCCCCAAGTGTAACCACCACTACCGCATGTCTGCTACCCAACGGGTAGAGCTGCTGGCAGATAATGATAGCTTCGTCGAACTCTTCACCGAATTTAAACCCGCTGACCCTCTCACCTTTGTCGATACCGAACCCTATGCCGAGAGAATCATCAAAGCCCAAGAGAAGTCGGGCAGAGATGATGCGGCCATGGTTGGAACGTGCACTCTTAATGGAAAGGCGATTGCGCTTGGAGTATTAGACTTTAGCTTCATGGGTGGATCGATGGGGTCTGTGGTAGGAGAGCGTCTTACCAGCTTAATTGAGCTCGCCATCGAAGATAAACTTCCCGTTGTCATCGTCTCCGCCTCTGGTGGGGCGCGGATGCAAGAGTCGATCTTCTCTCTGATGCAGATGGCAAAAACTTCAGCAGCTCTGGCCCGCCTTCACAAAGCAGCTCTTCCTTATATCTCGGTTCTTACCAATCCCACAACAGGCGGAGTCACCGCCTCGTTCGCAGCACTCGGCGATGTCATCGTGGCAGAGCCAGATGCGCTAATCGGGTTTGCAGGCCCTCGGGTTGTCGAGCAGACAATCCGGCAAAAATTGCCGCCTGGAGCCCAAAAATCAGAATTTCTCTTAGAAAAAGGGATGATCGATTGCATTGTTAATCGACATGCATTAAAAGATAAGCTATGTACTTTGATCGGGTTCTTTACAGGCAATGAGCGCGGGTACACTTTTGATAAGGCTCTCTCGGAGAAGTCGATGCAAAAGCTACCTCAGAAGCTGAAAGAGCTTCTCGCATATGCCGACAGCGAACTCGCTTCATCGTCAGCAAAATAA
- the dut gene encoding dUTP diphosphatase encodes MNSILSEQVEVPTITSEEEYLPFYGSAEAAGADVRAFIKEELTLEPGASLLVPTGLRFAIPQGYEIQVRPRSGLALKHGITVLNSPGTIDSDYRGELGVILINHGKKPFVITPGMRIAQIVLAPVLRARFVQEENLAATSRGEGGFGHTGTN; translated from the coding sequence ATGAATTCTATCTTATCTGAACAGGTAGAGGTACCTACAATTACCTCAGAGGAAGAGTATCTTCCTTTTTACGGTTCTGCAGAAGCTGCAGGCGCAGATGTTAGAGCCTTTATTAAAGAAGAGCTCACTCTTGAACCTGGAGCCTCCCTTCTAGTTCCCACCGGTCTGCGTTTCGCCATCCCTCAAGGATATGAGATCCAAGTTAGACCGCGTAGCGGACTTGCCCTGAAACATGGAATCACCGTCCTCAACTCGCCTGGAACAATCGATTCAGACTATCGAGGTGAGCTGGGTGTGATTCTCATCAACCACGGGAAAAAGCCTTTTGTGATCACCCCCGGCATGCGCATTGCTCAGATTGTGCTGGCCCCTGTCTTGCGCGCTCGCTTCGTGCAAGAGGAGAACCTGGCAGCAACATCTAGGGGAGAGGGAGGGTTTGGTCATACTGGGACGAATTAA
- a CDS encoding PTS sugar transporter subunit IIA translates to MNVTISNYLDPRLVSFLELSTRDEALRALVESLDAAGKLKDKERFYRAILEREKIVSTGVSMGVAIPHAKLEGYEDFFIAVGLQHKRGIEWNALDGAPVRLIFMIGGPENRQTDYLHILSKLTMAVKDEERRKKLFKAKTPEEVISLFEGW, encoded by the coding sequence ATCAACGTGACGATTAGCAACTATTTAGATCCTCGCCTTGTCTCGTTTTTGGAACTCTCTACTAGAGATGAAGCTCTTAGGGCACTAGTTGAAAGTTTAGACGCCGCAGGCAAGTTGAAAGACAAAGAGCGCTTCTACCGCGCTATTTTGGAGCGGGAGAAGATCGTCTCCACAGGTGTTAGCATGGGTGTTGCGATTCCCCACGCGAAGCTTGAAGGCTATGAAGACTTTTTTATCGCAGTTGGCTTGCAGCATAAACGCGGAATTGAGTGGAATGCTCTGGATGGAGCTCCTGTACGCCTCATCTTTATGATCGGCGGCCCAGAAAACAGACAGACAGACTATTTGCATATCCTCTCTAAGCTCACGATGGCAGTTAAGGACGAAGAGAGACGCAAAAAACTATTTAAGGCTAAAACACCGGAAGAGGTCATCTCCCTTTTTGAAGGGTGGTGA
- a CDS encoding PTS sugar transporter subunit IIA — translation MDLKVKDVADLLNVSEKTIRRWLLAGKIPAYRLNQQYRFSRSEIENWMMGFKQASPTKEGFSPFVEQQTSAHEGSQQKGGPQQFSLYRAVHNGGILFDVEGESKEDVIRNAMRTIAPRLNLDHEVISDLLLDRERLMPTGFGHGIGVPHARDFLLQQPIDKVVVAFPKKPLEYGSLDGLPVHTLFFLFSSNDKRHLHLLSKLAHFSSNEKALELVRARPPEIVLLNFIKNWESQLRTL, via the coding sequence ATGGATCTTAAGGTAAAGGATGTCGCTGACCTTCTAAATGTTTCTGAAAAGACCATTCGCCGCTGGCTTCTTGCGGGCAAGATACCCGCTTACCGCCTCAATCAGCAGTACCGCTTCAGCCGCAGCGAAATCGAGAACTGGATGATGGGCTTTAAACAGGCCTCACCCACTAAAGAGGGCTTCTCTCCATTCGTCGAGCAGCAGACCTCTGCTCACGAGGGTTCTCAGCAGAAAGGCGGACCTCAGCAGTTCAGCCTCTATCGCGCCGTTCACAACGGGGGGATCCTTTTTGATGTCGAAGGGGAGAGTAAAGAGGATGTTATCCGCAATGCAATGCGCACAATTGCTCCGCGTCTGAACTTGGATCACGAGGTTATTTCAGACCTTCTTCTCGACCGCGAAAGGCTCATGCCTACCGGTTTCGGCCATGGAATCGGCGTTCCTCATGCGCGCGACTTTCTTCTACAGCAGCCTATCGACAAGGTAGTCGTCGCTTTCCCTAAAAAACCTCTTGAGTATGGCTCGCTCGACGGCCTACCTGTACACACTCTTTTTTTCCTCTTCTCAAGTAATGACAAACGCCACCTGCACCTCCTTTCCAAGCTCGCTCACTTCAGCAGCAACGAGAAGGCTCTAGAGCTCGTAAGAGCGCGTCCGCCTGAGATTGTGCTTCTCAACTTTATCAAAAATTGGGAGTCCCAGCTCCGCACTCTCTAA